TTCCTATAAGAAGCTTGATCCATAAGTAGAAACGGTACCATCCTTTTAAAGGACGGTACCGTCATTATTGTGCAGATGCTCCAAGCATATCAGCCAGCTCCCTGTGCCGGTTCCGCGGATGCTCCGCAAGCATGGAATCGAGCAAGCTGCGAACCGCAGGGTGGGAGGACTGCAGGAACTGCTCCTTGCTGTCGTTATATTCCACGACCCTGCCCTGATCCATGACAGCCAGTGCGTCTGAGATCATACAGGCGGCCTTAATATCATGGGTGATGAACAGATATGACAGGCCGAACGCAGACCGCAGCTCCCCCAGCAGCCGCAAAATATTCGCCCCATTAATCATATCCAGACTACTAACCGCCTCATCCAGTACGATGAGCTTCGGCTTCAGCGCAATCGCCCTGGCGATATTGATCCGCTGCAGCTGTCCTCCGCTGAACTGGTAGGGCTGCTTCTGCATGTCCGCCGCACTTAGTCCGACACACTCCAGCAGC
This genomic interval from Paenibacillus sp. FSL H8-0332 contains the following:
- the nikE gene encoding nickel import ATP-binding protein NikE, encoding MLEVREVTHTYAPSRRWRRSEKQDNVLSGVSLHIEEGTCLGLLGSSGAGKSTLGRVILGLEPPRAGQVLIQGQDLYKLSPQARRTLRRDLQVVFQDCYSAVNPRMTAEQIIGEPLSNYESLSVQEQKRAVGELLECVGLSAADMQKQPYQFSGGQLQRINIARAIALKPKLIVLDEAVSSLDMINGANILRLLGELRSAFGLSYLFITHDIKAACMISDALAVMDQGRVVEYNDSKEQFLQSSHPAVRSLLDSMLAEHPRNRHRELADMLGASAQ